The genomic segment GTGGATTCTTGAGCTGGTTCACGTGAATAAACCAATTAAGCGCCTGTGGATTTCCTCGGTGACAGATAAGGCAATCCGCGAAGGCTTCCGCAATCTGAAGGACGGCAAAAACTATGAAAACTTGTTTGCCTCCGCCGCTGCTCGTGCAGAAGCAGACTGGCTCGTAGGAATCAATGCCACCCGCGCCTTGACGTGCAAGCATAACGCCCAGCTCTCTTGCGGCCGTGTCCAGACGCCAACACTCGCTATTGTGGCAACGCGAGAAGAGGAGATTCGACGCTTTACGCCCAAGCCATTTTACGGGCTGTCTGCGGTGGCCCAAGGTCCGATTCAGCTCCAATGGCAGGATCAGCAAACAAAGGATTTCAAAACATTTTCCAAGGAAAAGGCTGATCAGCTAATAGCCGCTCTCAAACAGGAGAAAAGTGCTGAAATCATTGAGGTTACTCGTGCACACAAAAAGACGTATGCTCCACAGCTGTACGATTTGACGGAGCTGCAACGGGATGCCAACCGGATGTTTGGCTATTCGCCAAAGCAGACGCTGTCCATCATGCAAGGGCTGTATGAGCATCACAAGGCAGTGACGTACCCACGAACGGACTCTCGCTATCTCTCTGCTGATATCGTCGAGACGCTGCCGGATCGAATCAAGGCTGTCCAAATGAAGCCATATGCGCCCCTCGCCGCCAGAATCCTGCGTGCGCCGATCAAAGCAAGCAAATCGTTCGTGGATGACAGCAAAGTATCGGACCACCATGCGATTATCCCGACGGAGCAAGCTGTTTTTCTCGGTGATTTGAGCGATAAGGAACGCAAGATTTTCGACCTCATCGTGAAGCGCTTCCTGGCCGTTTTGCTGCCTGCTTTCGAATACGAGCAAACAACCATCCAGGCGAAAATCGGGAATGAAACGTTCCTGGCAAAAGGAAAAACCGTGCTCTCCCAAGGCTGGAGAGAGGCGTATGACCACGATGTGGAAGAAGACGATGCGAAGGACGGCGTAAAGGAACAAATCCTGCCTTCTCTTGCCAAAGGAGATCGCCTGCAAATCCAGTCGATATCACAGACCAAGGGCGAGACGAAGCCGCCAGAGCCATTTACAGAAGCGAGTCTGCTGTCTGCGATGGAAAACCCGGCGAAATACATGGCGAACGAGAGCAAGGATTTGATCAAAACGATTGGGGAAACAGGCGGACTAGGTACGGTAGCAACCCGCGCGGATGTGATCGAGAAGCTGTTCAACAGCTTTTTGCTAGAGAAGCGCGGCAAGCATATTTTTGTCACCGCAAAAGCCAAGCAATTGCTAGAGCTCGTCCCAGATGAAATGCAGTCGCCGACCTTGACCGCCCAATGGGAGCAAAAGCTCGGTGCCATCGCTAAGGGAAGCTTGAACAAGCGAGCGTTTATCGAAGAGATGAAAACGTACGCCAAAGAAGTCGTCCAACAGATCAAGAACAGCGATCAGACTTTCCGGCACGACAACCTGACCAGAAGCAGGTGCCCGGAGTGCAATAAGTTTTTGCTGGAGGTAAACGGGAAGCGCGGCAAAATGCAGGTGTGCCAGGATCGGGAATGCGGCTATCGCAAAAGCATTGCCAAGCAGACCAATGCCAGATGTCCAAAATGCCACAAAAGATTGGAGCTGCGCGGAGAAGGGGAAGGACAAACCTTTGTCTGTGCTTGTGGGCACAAGGAAAAATTGAAAACCTTCCAGGAGCGTCGCGATAAGGAAAAGGGCAGCAA from the Brevibacillus brevis genome contains:
- a CDS encoding DNA topoisomerase III; the protein is MSKTVVLAEKPSVGRDIAKVLQCHKKGNGFFEGDKYIVTWALGHLVTLADPEAYGQQFSSWRIEDLPIMPSPLRLVVIKESNKQFQVVKQQMRRNDVGQIVIATDAGREGELVARWILELVHVNKPIKRLWISSVTDKAIREGFRNLKDGKNYENLFASAAARAEADWLVGINATRALTCKHNAQLSCGRVQTPTLAIVATREEEIRRFTPKPFYGLSAVAQGPIQLQWQDQQTKDFKTFSKEKADQLIAALKQEKSAEIIEVTRAHKKTYAPQLYDLTELQRDANRMFGYSPKQTLSIMQGLYEHHKAVTYPRTDSRYLSADIVETLPDRIKAVQMKPYAPLAARILRAPIKASKSFVDDSKVSDHHAIIPTEQAVFLGDLSDKERKIFDLIVKRFLAVLLPAFEYEQTTIQAKIGNETFLAKGKTVLSQGWREAYDHDVEEDDAKDGVKEQILPSLAKGDRLQIQSISQTKGETKPPEPFTEASLLSAMENPAKYMANESKDLIKTIGETGGLGTVATRADVIEKLFNSFLLEKRGKHIFVTAKAKQLLELVPDEMQSPTLTAQWEQKLGAIAKGSLNKRAFIEEMKTYAKEVVQQIKNSDQTFRHDNLTRSRCPECNKFLLEVNGKRGKMQVCQDRECGYRKSIAKQTNARCPKCHKRLELRGEGEGQTFVCACGHKEKLKTFQERRDKEKGSKVSKKEVAKYLKGQDKEQDEGINSALKDALSKLKFD